In one window of Amblyraja radiata isolate CabotCenter1 chromosome 29, sAmbRad1.1.pri, whole genome shotgun sequence DNA:
- the hapln4 gene encoding hyaluronan and proteoglycan link protein 4 translates to MTEPPGVSIPVPVASPLVPRPSPLALAHTDTDRDRERTGIESGGEPEADSERERSGRAGPGAIRERLPQPHFLSASDRRRRDGESPVRCRSDAGRGSGEPADTARDRQLQSMRILCGRTVPDPSFLLLAIYTAALLAGTRSVHVSDAEGGSVVVHTAPEKIRTHRGASVTLPCRYHSDAGSGQQRGIRIKWSKDSESLQSTDVLVALGEVQKVFGEFGGRVQLREDTEGDASLIMRDLTLQDDGRYRCEVTDGLQDAQGIVTLSLEGVVFPYHPRQGQQTLRFADAKAACAGQDATLASYQQLQRAWEQGLHWCTAGWLSDGSVHIPDPSPQHKCGTSEHTGIRNYGYQHKDDQRYDAFCFTSTLKGKVYFLKTLRKLSYGDAVKACERQASSIAKVGQLYAAWRLQRLEQCRPGWLADGSVRYPIVRPRARCGGSEPGVRSFGFPDRRHRLYGVLLLQEKGNDGDRETDVSHNTPDVDPPPPQDESRWLTAIVTTAPISAARYNLKKRVKHAFISMNPT, encoded by the exons ATGACCGAACCGCCCGGCGTCTCAATCCCAGTCCCAGTGGCATCGCCCCTCGTGCCACGACCCTCGCCCCTCGCCCTGGCCCACACTGATACT GACCGAGACCGGGAGAGGACCGGGATCGAGAGCGGAGGGGAACCAGAAGCGGACTCGGAGCGGGAGCGGAGCGGGAGAGCAGGACCGGGAGCGATCCGGGAGCGGTTGCCTCAGCCCCACTTCCTCTCTGCGAGCGACCGCCGGCGAAGAGATGGTGAGTCCCCGGTCCGGTGCCGCAGCGATGCgggaagagggagtggggagCCGGCGGATACAGCCCGGGACCGGCAGCTTCAGTCCATGCGGATA CTCTGCGGCAGAACCGTCCCCGACCCCAGCTTCCTGCTCCTGGCCATTTACACTGCAGCCCTGCTCGCTGGGACCAGGAGTGTCCATGTGTCAG ATGCCGAGGGGGGATCTGTGGTGGTCCACACTGCCCCAGAGAAGATTCGCACTCACCGAGGGGCTTCCGTCACCCTGCCCTGCCGGTACCACAGCGATGCCGGGAGCGGGCAGCAGCGTGGCATCCGTATCAAGTGGAGCAAGGATTCGGAGAGTCTGCAGAGCACCGACGTCCTGGTGGCCCTGGGCGAGGTGCAGAAGGTGTTCGGGGAGTTTGGGGGGAGAGTGCAACTGCGGGAAGACACGGAGGGAGACGCCTCGCTGATCATGCGTGATCTCACACTGCAGGATGACGGCAGATACCGGTGTGAGGTCACGGACGGACTGCAGGATGCACAAGGAATCGTCACACTGAGCCTGGAAG GTGTGGTCTTCCCCTACCACCCGCGCCAGGGGCAGCAGACGCTGAGGTTTGCAGATGCCAAGGCAGCGTGTGCGGGGCAGGACGCGACGCTGGCCTCCTACCAGCAGCTGCAGCGGGCGTGGGAGCAGGGCTTGCACTGGTGTACAGCGGGCTGGCTGAGCGACGGCTCGGTTCACATCCCCGACCCCTCGCCACAGCACAAATGCGGCACGTCCGAGCACACCGGCATCAGGAACTACGGATACCAACACAAAGACGACCAGCGATACGATGCATTCTGCTTCACCTCCACCCTGAAAG GGAAAGTTTATTTCCTGAAGACATTACGGAAGCTGAGCTACGGCGATGCGGTGAAGGCGTGCGAGAGGCAGGCTTCCAGCATCGCCAAGGTCGGGCAGCTGTACGCGGCCTGGAGGCTGCAGAGACTGGAGCAGTGCCGGCCCGGCTGGCTGGCGGACGGCAGCGTCCGCTACCCCATCGTCAGACCCAGGGCCAGATGCGGGGGCAGCGAGCCCGGGGTCCGCAGCTTCGGCTTCCCCGACAGGAGGCACCGCCTGTACGGAGTCCTACTGCTTCAGGAGAAGGGGAAtgatggag ATCGGGAGACAGATGTGTCTCACAACACCCCAGATGTGGACCCACCACCCCCTCAAGATGAGTCAAGATGGTTAACTGCTATAG TCACTACTGCGCCCATCTCTGCAGCTCGTTACAACCTCAAGAAGCGAGTCAAGCACGCCTTCATTTCCATGAACCCAACTTGA